One Amycolatopsis sp. NBC_00355 genomic window carries:
- a CDS encoding acetylornithine transaminase, with amino-acid sequence MTDLKSNVDGQQHWKSALMDNYGTPALTLVRGEGAKVWDADGKEYVDLVGGIAVNALGHAHPAIVAAVTEQISRLGHTSNLYVNPVAVELAEALLDVAGVHGNGKVLFVNSGAEANEAALKISRLTGRTKVIAAEGAFHGRTMGALTLTGQPGKRDPFKPLVPGVEHVPFGDVAALKAAVDTDTAAVFLEPVLGEAGVIPAPDGYLQAAREITKATGTLLVLDEVQTGLGRLGTWFGYQQAGIVPDVITLAKGLGGGLPLGAVIGVGAAADLLKPGQHGTTFGGNPVCCAAGLAVLRTIAADNLLDHVSALGKDIAAGVEALGHPLVAGVRGSGLLLGIALRRPVSGVVGKAMQDAGYLVNPVAPDTIRLAPPLVLDAGQAEGFLAALPNALDSTTKDSD; translated from the coding sequence GTGACCGACCTCAAGTCCAATGTGGACGGCCAGCAGCACTGGAAGTCCGCCCTGATGGACAACTACGGCACCCCCGCGCTGACGCTCGTCCGCGGCGAGGGCGCGAAGGTGTGGGACGCCGACGGCAAGGAGTACGTCGACCTGGTCGGCGGCATCGCCGTCAACGCGCTCGGCCACGCGCACCCCGCGATCGTCGCCGCGGTCACCGAGCAGATCTCGCGGCTCGGCCACACGTCGAACCTGTACGTCAACCCGGTCGCCGTCGAGCTCGCCGAGGCGCTGCTCGACGTGGCCGGCGTGCACGGCAACGGCAAGGTGCTGTTCGTCAACTCCGGTGCCGAAGCGAACGAAGCGGCGTTGAAGATCAGCCGGCTGACCGGGCGCACCAAGGTGATCGCGGCCGAAGGCGCGTTCCACGGCCGGACCATGGGCGCGCTGACGCTCACCGGGCAGCCCGGCAAGCGCGACCCGTTCAAGCCACTGGTACCCGGGGTCGAGCACGTGCCGTTCGGCGACGTCGCGGCGCTCAAAGCCGCCGTCGACACCGACACCGCGGCCGTGTTCCTGGAGCCGGTGCTCGGCGAGGCCGGCGTGATCCCGGCACCGGATGGCTACCTGCAGGCCGCGCGCGAGATCACCAAGGCCACCGGCACGCTGCTGGTGCTCGACGAGGTGCAGACCGGCCTCGGCCGGCTCGGCACCTGGTTCGGCTACCAGCAGGCCGGCATCGTGCCGGACGTGATCACCCTGGCCAAGGGCCTCGGCGGCGGCCTGCCGCTCGGCGCCGTGATCGGCGTCGGCGCGGCGGCCGACCTGCTCAAGCCCGGCCAGCACGGCACCACTTTCGGCGGCAACCCCGTCTGCTGCGCGGCCGGCCTGGCCGTGCTCCGGACCATCGCCGCGGACAACCTCCTCGACCACGTCTCCGCGCTGGGCAAGGACATCGCGGCCGGTGTCGAGGCGCTCGGCCACCCGCTGGTCGCCGGCGTGCGGGGCAGCGGCCTGCTGCTCGGGATCGCGCTGCGCCGGCCGGTCTCCGGCGTGGTCGGCAAGGCGATGCAGGACGCCGGCTACCTCGTCAACCCGGTCGCCCCGGACACGATCCGGCTCGCGCCGCCGCTCGTGCTCGACGCCGGTCAGGCCGAGGGCTTCCTCGCCGCCCTCCCGAACGCGCTCGACTCCACCACGAAGGACTCCGACTGA
- the argB gene encoding acetylglutamate kinase, with protein sequence MSGSEALISADERLATAAEKAGVLIEALPWLQRFHGATVVVKYGGNAMIDDELKAAFAEDMVFLRLAGLRPVVVHGGGPQITAMLNRLGVPGEFKGGLRVTTPETMDIVRMVLTGQVSRELVGLINAHGPYAVGISGEDARLFTAERKQATVDGEQVDIGLVGEVAEVNPDAVLDIVNAGRIPVVSTVAPDVDGVVHNVNADTAAGALAAALGAEKLVVLTDVEGLYADWPDRSSLIDRIRVDHLEPMLPTLASGMIPKMEACVRAIRGGVRRAHVIDGRLAHSVLLEVFTSRGVGTMVFPETELP encoded by the coding sequence ATGAGCGGCTCGGAGGCCCTGATTTCCGCGGACGAGAGACTGGCGACGGCGGCCGAGAAGGCCGGGGTGCTCATCGAGGCCCTGCCGTGGCTGCAGCGGTTCCACGGCGCCACCGTGGTGGTGAAGTACGGCGGCAACGCCATGATCGACGACGAGCTGAAGGCGGCCTTCGCCGAGGACATGGTGTTCCTCCGCCTGGCCGGCCTGCGTCCGGTCGTGGTGCACGGCGGCGGCCCGCAGATCACCGCGATGCTCAACCGGCTCGGGGTGCCCGGCGAGTTCAAGGGCGGCCTGCGCGTCACCACGCCGGAGACGATGGACATCGTCCGGATGGTGCTCACCGGCCAGGTCAGCCGCGAGCTGGTCGGGCTGATCAACGCCCACGGGCCGTACGCGGTCGGCATCTCCGGCGAGGACGCCCGGCTGTTCACCGCCGAGCGCAAACAGGCCACCGTGGACGGTGAACAAGTCGACATCGGGCTGGTCGGCGAGGTCGCCGAGGTCAACCCGGACGCGGTCCTCGACATCGTCAACGCCGGGCGCATCCCGGTGGTGTCCACCGTCGCCCCGGACGTCGACGGCGTGGTCCACAACGTCAACGCCGACACCGCCGCCGGCGCGCTGGCGGCCGCGCTGGGCGCCGAAAAGCTCGTCGTGCTCACCGACGTCGAAGGCCTGTACGCGGACTGGCCGGACCGGTCGTCGCTGATCGACCGCATCCGCGTCGACCACCTCGAACCGATGCTGCCCACCCTGGCCAGCGGCATGATCCCGAAGATGGAGGCGTGCGTGCGCGCCATCCGCGGCGGGGTGCGCCGGGCGCACGTGATCGACGGCAGGCTCGCCCATTCGGTGCTGCTGGAGGTCTTCACCTCCCGTGGCGTCGGCACCATGGTCTTCCCCGAAACGGAGCTCCCGTGA
- the argJ gene encoding bifunctional glutamate N-acetyltransferase/amino-acid acetyltransferase ArgJ encodes MTVTGPQGFRAAGIAAGIKASGALDFTLVVNDGPLDVAAGVFTRNVIKAAPVLWSQEVLKQQRLKAVVLNSGGANAATGPGGFQDTHATAEKVAEVLGAGAIEVAVCSTGLIGERLPMDAVLAGVDTAVKALDASDEAGLNAATGVMTTDTKPKQAFAKHDAGWSVGGFAKGAGMLAPNLATMLSVLTTDAVADKETLDRALRAATHVTFDRLDVDGGTSTNDTVLVLASGASGVEPTEAELTELLTAVSHDLVLQLRADSEGATKDVDITVQGAESEADAIAVARTIAEDNLVKTALFGSDPNWGRIAMALGRVPARIDPETVSIAVNGVTLFAKGMPAADRSEADLTGRAIEIVVDLGVGPATSTVYTTDLSHGYVEENSAYSS; translated from the coding sequence GTGACCGTCACCGGCCCCCAGGGCTTCCGCGCCGCCGGCATCGCCGCCGGGATCAAGGCGTCCGGCGCGCTCGACTTCACTCTGGTCGTCAACGACGGCCCGCTCGACGTCGCCGCGGGCGTGTTCACGCGCAACGTGATCAAGGCCGCGCCCGTGCTGTGGTCGCAGGAGGTGCTCAAGCAGCAGCGGCTCAAGGCCGTCGTCCTCAACTCCGGCGGCGCCAACGCGGCCACCGGTCCCGGCGGCTTCCAGGACACCCACGCCACGGCCGAGAAGGTCGCCGAGGTGCTCGGCGCCGGCGCGATCGAGGTCGCCGTCTGCTCCACCGGCCTGATCGGCGAACGGCTGCCGATGGACGCCGTGCTGGCCGGGGTGGACACGGCCGTCAAGGCGCTCGACGCGAGCGACGAGGCGGGCCTGAACGCCGCCACCGGCGTGATGACCACCGACACGAAACCGAAGCAGGCCTTCGCGAAGCACGACGCCGGCTGGAGCGTCGGCGGGTTCGCCAAGGGCGCGGGCATGCTCGCCCCGAACCTCGCCACCATGCTCTCGGTCCTCACCACCGACGCCGTGGCGGACAAGGAAACCCTCGACCGCGCCCTGCGCGCGGCCACCCACGTCACGTTCGACCGCCTCGACGTCGACGGCGGCACGTCCACCAACGACACGGTGCTGGTCCTGGCTTCCGGCGCGAGCGGCGTCGAGCCCACCGAGGCGGAGCTGACCGAGCTGCTCACCGCGGTCAGCCACGACCTGGTGCTCCAGCTGCGCGCCGACTCCGAAGGCGCGACGAAGGACGTCGACATCACCGTCCAGGGCGCGGAGTCGGAGGCCGACGCGATCGCCGTCGCCCGCACGATCGCCGAGGACAACCTGGTCAAGACGGCGCTCTTCGGCTCCGACCCCAACTGGGGCCGGATCGCCATGGCGCTCGGCCGCGTCCCGGCCCGCATCGACCCGGAGACCGTGTCGATCGCGGTCAACGGCGTCACGCTGTTCGCGAAGGGGATGCCGGCCGCCGACCGGTCCGAAGCGGACCTCACCGGCCGCGCCATCGAGATCGTCGTCGACCTGGGAGTCGGGCCGGCCACGTCCACCGTCTACACCACCGATCTTTCGCACGGTTACGTCGAAGAGAACAGCGCGTACTCCTCATGA
- the argC gene encoding N-acetyl-gamma-glutamyl-phosphate reductase, translated as MTVNIAVAGASGYAGGELLRLLLTHPEVEIGTLTAASSAGTRLGVHQPHLVPLADRVLAETTPETLAGHDVVFLALPHGHSAAIAARLGPDVLVVDLGADHRLADPADWQRWYGGDHAGQWPYGLPELPGAREKLTGTKRVAVPGCFPTGGSLALAPALAAGLIEPDVTVVAVTGTSGAGKSLKPNLLGSEVMGSASAYGVGGAHRHTPEFAQNLSAVAAEKVTVSFTPVLAPMPRGILTTASAPLKDGVDETAARAAYEKAYDAEPFVQLLPEGAWPTTSATLGSNNVQLQVTVDTDARRLVVVAAIDNLTKGTAGGAVQSMNLALGLPETTGLSTVGVAP; from the coding sequence ATGACGGTGAACATCGCGGTGGCCGGAGCCAGCGGGTACGCGGGTGGCGAACTCCTGCGCCTGCTGCTGACCCATCCCGAGGTCGAGATCGGCACGCTCACGGCGGCCAGCAGCGCCGGCACGAGGCTCGGCGTCCACCAGCCGCACCTGGTCCCGCTGGCCGACCGCGTCCTGGCGGAGACGACGCCGGAGACCCTGGCCGGCCACGACGTCGTCTTCCTGGCCCTGCCCCACGGGCATTCCGCCGCGATCGCGGCGCGGCTCGGCCCGGACGTCCTGGTGGTCGACCTCGGCGCCGACCACCGGCTGGCCGACCCGGCCGACTGGCAGCGCTGGTACGGCGGCGACCACGCCGGCCAGTGGCCGTACGGCCTTCCCGAGCTGCCCGGCGCGCGAGAGAAGCTCACCGGCACGAAGCGCGTCGCCGTACCGGGCTGCTTCCCGACCGGCGGTTCGCTCGCCCTCGCGCCGGCCTTGGCCGCCGGCCTGATCGAGCCCGACGTGACGGTCGTCGCGGTCACGGGCACCTCCGGCGCGGGCAAGAGCCTGAAGCCGAACCTGCTCGGCTCCGAGGTGATGGGTTCGGCGAGCGCGTACGGCGTCGGCGGCGCCCACCGCCACACCCCGGAGTTCGCCCAGAACCTCTCGGCCGTCGCGGCGGAGAAGGTCACCGTGTCCTTCACCCCGGTCCTCGCGCCGATGCCCCGCGGCATCCTGACCACCGCGAGCGCCCCGCTGAAGGACGGCGTCGACGAGACCGCGGCCCGCGCGGCCTACGAAAAGGCCTACGACGCGGAGCCGTTCGTCCAGCTACTGCCCGAAGGCGCCTGGCCGACCACTTCCGCGACGCTCGGCTCGAACAACGTCCAGCTGCAGGTCACGGTCGACACCGACGCACGGCGCCTGGTCGTCGTCGCCGCCATCGACAACCTGACCAAGGGCACCGCGGGCGGTGCCGTCCAGTCCATGAACCTGGCCCTCGGCCTCCCCGAGACCACCGGACTTTCCACCGTAGGAGTGGCACCGTGA
- a CDS encoding helix-turn-helix transcriptional regulator, whose amino-acid sequence MTDTPARLLGLLSLLQIPREWPGSELAERLGVSPRTIRRDVERLRELGYPVEASRGVMGGYRLIAGTAMPPLVLDDDEAVAIAVGLRTAAGQAVDGIEEASVRALAKLEQILPARLRRRVGTIGTATVAVPATGPVVDPAQLTVFAGAITNHETVRFRYRAGDGTESRRRAEPLRLVATGRRWYLVAFDLDRDDWRVFRADRVHAAEATGGRSAPRRPPATDLAAYVVERLYDLVPTYRAVATLAAPADEITPRLGTAAGELTPLPDGGCRWRSHGDTLDWLAFRLLGLGCAFTVEEPPELVAHLKILAGRALAGTGGRD is encoded by the coding sequence ATGACGGACACCCCGGCGCGGCTGCTCGGCCTGCTTTCGCTGCTCCAGATCCCGCGGGAGTGGCCGGGCAGCGAACTGGCCGAGCGGCTCGGGGTCAGCCCGCGCACGATCCGCCGGGACGTCGAGCGGTTGCGCGAGCTCGGCTACCCGGTCGAGGCCAGCCGCGGGGTCATGGGTGGCTACCGGCTGATCGCCGGCACCGCGATGCCGCCCCTCGTGCTCGACGACGACGAAGCCGTCGCGATCGCCGTGGGCCTGCGGACCGCCGCGGGCCAGGCCGTCGACGGCATCGAGGAGGCGTCCGTGCGGGCGCTGGCCAAGCTCGAGCAGATCCTGCCCGCGCGGCTGCGCCGCCGGGTGGGAACGATCGGCACGGCGACCGTCGCCGTGCCGGCCACCGGTCCCGTGGTCGATCCCGCGCAGCTGACCGTGTTCGCCGGCGCGATCACCAACCACGAGACGGTCCGCTTCCGCTACCGCGCGGGTGACGGGACCGAATCCCGGCGCCGGGCCGAGCCACTCCGGCTGGTCGCCACCGGACGGCGCTGGTACCTGGTCGCCTTCGACCTCGACCGGGACGACTGGCGGGTCTTCCGCGCCGACCGGGTCCACGCCGCCGAAGCGACCGGCGGGCGCAGTGCCCCGCGCCGGCCGCCCGCGACGGACCTGGCGGCCTACGTCGTCGAGCGGCTCTACGACCTCGTGCCCACCTACCGGGCGGTGGCCACGCTGGCCGCGCCGGCCGACGAGATCACCCCGCGCCTGGGTACGGCGGCAGGCGAGCTGACGCCGCTGCCGGACGGCGGCTGCCGCTGGCGCAGCCACGGGGACACCCTGGACTGGCTCGCGTTCCGCCTGCTCGGGCTGGGCTGCGCGTTCACGGTCGAAGAACCGCCGGAACTGGTGGCCCATCTGAAGATCCTCGCGGGCCGCGCGCTGGCGGGCACCGGCGGGCGCGACTGA
- a CDS encoding helix-turn-helix domain containing protein has protein sequence MSIIEERRTEIRAQEIIYQIAVATRTDEDRAEPNTRVMITLEAGGPGGEAVAEGSLDLDVAVAATVADLVADGLLSTTGAGRSPRRRSAARPAQQGRPWNEEMDAELESRWVAGESVAEIAAYFERTAGGIRARLPRVGCDPEHPGCYLPVPPSRRVDLDGGEPD, from the coding sequence ATGTCGATCATCGAAGAGCGCCGGACCGAGATCCGGGCACAGGAGATCATCTACCAGATCGCGGTCGCCACCAGGACGGACGAGGACCGCGCCGAACCGAACACCAGGGTGATGATCACCTTGGAAGCCGGCGGTCCCGGCGGCGAAGCGGTCGCCGAGGGCAGCCTCGACCTGGACGTCGCGGTGGCGGCCACCGTGGCCGACCTGGTCGCCGACGGCCTGCTGTCGACGACCGGCGCCGGCCGGTCGCCGCGGCGAAGATCCGCGGCCCGGCCCGCCCAGCAAGGCCGCCCGTGGAACGAGGAGATGGACGCGGAGCTGGAGAGCCGGTGGGTGGCGGGCGAGAGCGTCGCGGAGATCGCGGCGTACTTCGAGCGCACCGCCGGCGGTATCCGCGCCCGGCTGCCGCGCGTGGGCTGCGACCCGGAACACCCGGGCTGCTACCTGCCCGTGCCGCCGAGCAGACGCGTGGACCTGGACGGGGGTGAACCGGACTGA
- a CDS encoding alpha/beta hydrolase translates to MKRIVAAVAAVGLAAGLMAAAPAASADPGVQFSPAPIAWGPCDSASLKAAGGECGFLEVPMDYAAPGGAKVFVAVSRIKHKTAQSQGIMLVNPGGPGGSGLGLSVLGKYVPNHAGDNYDWIGFDPRGVGSSKPAISCDGNYFSYNRPAYVPTTPKLEKTWLDRSKGYAQACRKNGAILDHLKTTDVAQDMDSLRKALGEKQINYYGFSYGTYLGQVYSTMYPKNVRRMVLDGNVDPRKVWYQANLDQDVAFDKNIKIYFDWLASYDSVYHLGKTGAAVEKLWYDTQRKLAKNPAGGVIGGDEWTDVFLQAGYYVFGWVDMAQAFDGYVHRGDWQTLKSLYDNSNPPGDDNGFAVYLGVQCTDVQWPTNWNKWRFDNWLTYAKAPFETWGNAWFNSPCVYWPAKAGKPVDINGSKVAGALLISEELDAATPYAGSLEVRKRFPNSSLISAPGGTTHAGSLSGVSCVDDKIADYLATGKLPKRQPGNHSDVQCSPVPAPVPDGAAAQKSDSSAKAAQEKQSTLARLLHF, encoded by the coding sequence GTGAAAAGAATCGTTGCCGCTGTCGCCGCCGTGGGTCTCGCGGCCGGGCTGATGGCCGCCGCGCCCGCCGCGTCGGCGGACCCCGGGGTGCAGTTCAGCCCCGCGCCGATCGCCTGGGGGCCGTGCGACTCGGCGAGTCTCAAGGCCGCGGGTGGCGAATGCGGCTTCCTCGAAGTGCCGATGGACTACGCCGCGCCGGGCGGGGCGAAGGTCTTCGTCGCCGTGTCGCGGATCAAGCACAAGACCGCGCAGTCCCAGGGGATCATGCTGGTGAACCCGGGCGGCCCCGGCGGGTCCGGCCTCGGGCTCTCGGTGCTCGGCAAGTACGTGCCGAACCACGCCGGTGACAACTACGACTGGATCGGCTTCGATCCGCGGGGTGTCGGGTCCAGCAAGCCCGCGATCAGCTGCGACGGGAACTACTTCAGCTACAACCGGCCAGCGTACGTGCCGACCACGCCGAAGCTGGAGAAGACCTGGCTCGACCGCTCGAAGGGGTACGCGCAGGCGTGCCGCAAGAACGGCGCGATCCTCGACCACCTGAAGACGACCGACGTCGCGCAGGACATGGACAGCCTGCGCAAGGCGCTGGGCGAGAAGCAGATCAACTACTACGGCTTCTCCTACGGCACCTACCTCGGCCAGGTGTACAGCACGATGTACCCGAAGAACGTCCGCCGGATGGTGCTCGACGGCAACGTCGACCCGCGGAAGGTCTGGTACCAGGCCAACCTCGACCAGGACGTCGCGTTCGACAAGAACATCAAGATCTACTTCGACTGGCTGGCGTCCTACGACAGCGTCTACCACCTGGGCAAGACCGGCGCCGCGGTGGAGAAGCTCTGGTATGACACCCAGCGCAAGCTCGCCAAGAACCCGGCCGGCGGGGTGATCGGCGGTGACGAGTGGACCGACGTCTTCCTGCAGGCCGGTTACTACGTCTTCGGCTGGGTCGACATGGCCCAGGCGTTCGACGGCTACGTCCACCGCGGTGACTGGCAGACGCTCAAGTCGCTGTACGACAACTCGAACCCGCCCGGGGACGACAACGGTTTCGCGGTCTACCTGGGTGTCCAGTGCACCGACGTCCAGTGGCCGACGAACTGGAACAAGTGGCGGTTCGACAACTGGCTGACCTACGCCAAGGCCCCGTTCGAGACCTGGGGCAACGCCTGGTTCAACTCGCCCTGCGTGTACTGGCCGGCGAAGGCGGGCAAGCCCGTCGACATCAACGGCAGCAAGGTCGCCGGGGCGCTCCTCATCAGCGAGGAGCTCGACGCCGCGACGCCGTACGCCGGCAGCCTCGAGGTTCGCAAGCGGTTCCCGAACTCGAGCCTGATCAGCGCGCCGGGCGGCACCACGCACGCCGGTTCGCTGTCCGGGGTGTCCTGTGTGGACGACAAGATCGCCGACTACCTGGCGACCGGCAAGCTGCCGAAGCGCCAGCCCGGCAACCACTCCGACGTCCAGTGCAGCCCGGTTCCGGCGCCGGTGCCCGACGGCGCCGCCGCGCAGAAGTCGGACAGCTCCGCGAAGGCGGCCCAGGAGAAGCAGAGCACCTTGGCCCGGCTGCTGCACTTCTGA
- a CDS encoding DNA alkylation repair protein — MTADERLVKAVRSGLAELGDPAKAPVMRAYMKSAMPYRGVAKPERSVLLNRVLADHILPDRVTYSATVLALWRAAEFREERYAAVDLSGYRAYRRWQDPGLIPMYEEMIVTGAWWDHVDELAIRRVGPILRSARGEVTPILLRWAADPDLWRRRTAIICQVGAKQDTDADLLTRAIEPAIAETEFFLRKGIGWALRDYTKTAPDWVRSFVDDHPGLSGLSRREALKHLG; from the coding sequence ATGACCGCGGACGAACGGCTGGTCAAGGCGGTCCGCTCGGGGCTGGCCGAGCTGGGCGATCCGGCGAAGGCACCCGTGATGCGGGCGTACATGAAGTCGGCGATGCCGTATCGCGGAGTGGCCAAACCGGAGCGGAGCGTGCTCCTCAACCGCGTCCTCGCCGACCACATACTGCCCGATCGAGTGACATATTCGGCGACGGTGCTGGCGTTGTGGCGAGCAGCGGAATTCCGGGAGGAGCGTTACGCGGCGGTCGATCTTTCCGGATACCGCGCGTACCGGCGGTGGCAGGATCCCGGGCTGATCCCGATGTACGAGGAAATGATCGTCACCGGGGCCTGGTGGGACCACGTCGACGAGCTGGCGATCCGGCGGGTGGGCCCGATCCTGCGGTCGGCCCGGGGCGAGGTCACGCCGATCCTGCTGCGCTGGGCGGCCGACCCCGACCTCTGGCGGCGGCGCACGGCGATCATCTGCCAGGTCGGCGCGAAGCAGGACACCGACGCCGACCTGCTCACCCGGGCGATCGAACCCGCGATCGCCGAGACGGAGTTCTTCCTGCGCAAGGGAATCGGCTGGGCCCTGCGGGACTACACGAAGACGGCACCGGACTGGGTGCGGTCCTTCGTGGACGATCACCCCGGCCTGTCGGGGCTGTCCCGCCGGGAGGCGCTCAAGCACCTCGGGTGA
- the pheT gene encoding phenylalanine--tRNA ligase subunit beta, protein MRVPVSWLTEHLDVGEEITPQDLADAFIRIGIEVDDLRELGPVTGPLVVGRVAEIEELTEFKKPVRFCRVDVGEVADESDELEEQDDEDEDEDEDGEFDEGPHGIKTRGIICGARNFTEGDLVVVALPGAVLPGDFAIASRKTYGRISDGMICSARELGLGEDHTGILVLPPGTASPGDDGQELLALNDTVIELAPTPDRGYALSVRGLARELSNALDVPFGDPALLEVPVAEGDAWPVHVEDPEGCPRFVLRRVTGLDSTAPTPWWMRRRLMLAGIRSISLAVDVTNYVMLELGHPLHAFATKAIQGDLVVRKAKPGEKLTTLDDVERTLDPDDVVIADDSGVISLAGTMGGASTEITPESTDVLLEAAHWNPASISRTARRHKLFSEAAKRFERFTDPQLCGPAVELAARLLRQYGDAAIRPGRTDEGTVEPNPPVRMPINLPDKIAGVNYQRGVTVRRLSQIGCKVTVSTGDDGTGLVTAIPPSWRGDLRQPADLVEEVLRLEGYDSIPSTLPAAPAGRGLSDGQRRVRSVARALAEAGYVEVRPFPFVGDAVWDAFGLPEDDVRRNAVLVRNPLEAERNKLATTLLPGLLDTLQRNVSRGMKDVALFHVGQVVLPSPNPLKMPVLGVDRRPTDEELAVLEEAVPKQPLHVAVVLAGQRHRAGWWGKGEQANWADAVQAARTIAEAAGVELTTQATDLPPWHPGRCAQLRVGDWPVGHAGELHPKVVEALGLPPRTVAMELDLDAIPLPDSRPAPSVSGYPPVLLDVALVANADVPSADLAAVLRSGAGELLEDITLFDAYAGEQVGEGKKSLAYKLRFRAPDRTLTVDEATKARDAAVAAAGERFEATLR, encoded by the coding sequence GTGCGAGTCCCAGTCAGCTGGCTGACCGAACACCTCGACGTGGGCGAGGAGATCACGCCGCAGGACCTGGCCGACGCGTTCATCCGGATCGGGATCGAGGTCGACGACCTCCGCGAGCTCGGGCCGGTCACCGGTCCGCTGGTCGTCGGCCGGGTGGCCGAGATCGAGGAACTGACCGAGTTCAAGAAGCCGGTCCGCTTCTGCCGCGTCGACGTCGGCGAGGTCGCCGACGAGTCCGACGAGCTCGAAGAGCAGGACGACGAGGACGAAGACGAGGACGAAGACGGCGAGTTCGACGAGGGCCCGCACGGCATCAAGACCCGCGGCATCATCTGCGGCGCGCGCAACTTCACCGAAGGTGATCTGGTCGTCGTCGCGCTGCCCGGCGCAGTGCTGCCGGGCGACTTCGCCATCGCCTCCCGCAAGACCTACGGCCGCATCAGTGACGGCATGATCTGCTCGGCGCGCGAGCTCGGCCTCGGGGAAGACCACACCGGCATCCTGGTGCTGCCGCCGGGCACCGCGAGCCCGGGCGACGACGGCCAGGAGCTGCTCGCCCTGAACGACACGGTGATCGAGCTCGCGCCGACCCCGGACCGCGGCTACGCGCTGTCGGTCCGCGGCCTGGCCCGTGAGCTGTCGAACGCCCTCGACGTGCCTTTCGGCGACCCGGCACTGCTGGAGGTCCCGGTGGCCGAGGGTGACGCGTGGCCGGTCCACGTCGAAGACCCCGAAGGCTGCCCGCGGTTCGTGCTGCGCCGGGTCACCGGCCTGGACTCGACCGCGCCGACCCCGTGGTGGATGCGGCGCCGGCTGATGCTGGCCGGCATCCGGTCCATCTCCCTGGCCGTCGACGTCACCAACTACGTGATGCTCGAGCTCGGGCACCCGCTGCACGCGTTCGCCACCAAGGCCATCCAGGGCGACCTGGTGGTGCGCAAGGCGAAGCCGGGCGAGAAACTGACCACGCTGGACGACGTCGAGCGCACGCTCGACCCGGACGACGTGGTCATCGCCGACGACAGCGGCGTCATCTCGCTGGCCGGCACCATGGGGGGCGCCAGCACCGAGATCACGCCGGAGAGCACGGACGTGCTGCTCGAAGCGGCGCACTGGAACCCGGCTTCGATCAGCCGCACGGCCCGGCGCCACAAGCTGTTCTCCGAGGCGGCCAAGCGGTTCGAGCGGTTCACCGACCCGCAGCTGTGCGGGCCGGCGGTCGAGCTGGCGGCCCGGCTGCTGCGCCAATACGGCGACGCCGCCATCCGCCCCGGCCGCACCGACGAGGGCACGGTCGAGCCGAACCCGCCGGTCCGGATGCCGATCAACCTGCCCGACAAGATCGCGGGCGTGAACTACCAGCGCGGCGTGACCGTCCGCCGGCTCAGCCAGATCGGCTGCAAGGTCACGGTCAGCACGGGCGACGACGGCACCGGCCTCGTCACGGCGATCCCGCCGAGCTGGCGCGGCGACCTGCGCCAGCCTGCCGACCTCGTCGAAGAGGTGCTGCGGCTCGAGGGCTACGACAGCATCCCGTCGACGCTGCCCGCCGCCCCGGCCGGCCGCGGCCTGTCCGACGGCCAGCGGCGCGTCCGCAGCGTCGCGCGAGCCCTGGCCGAGGCCGGGTACGTCGAGGTGCGGCCGTTCCCGTTCGTCGGCGACGCGGTGTGGGACGCCTTCGGGCTCCCGGAGGACGACGTCCGCCGCAACGCCGTGCTGGTGCGCAACCCGCTGGAGGCCGAGCGCAACAAGCTGGCCACCACGCTGCTGCCGGGCCTGCTCGACACGCTGCAGCGCAACGTTTCGCGCGGGATGAAGGACGTGGCGCTGTTCCACGTCGGCCAGGTCGTGCTCCCCTCGCCGAACCCGCTGAAGATGCCGGTGCTGGGCGTCGACCGCCGCCCGACCGACGAGGAACTGGCCGTTCTCGAAGAGGCCGTGCCGAAGCAGCCGCTGCATGTCGCCGTCGTGCTCGCCGGTCAGCGCCACCGCGCCGGCTGGTGGGGCAAGGGCGAGCAGGCGAACTGGGCCGACGCAGTGCAGGCCGCCCGGACGATCGCCGAGGCCGCCGGGGTCGAGCTCACCACGCAGGCCACCGACCTGCCGCCGTGGCACCCGGGCCGCTGCGCCCAGCTGCGGGTCGGCGACTGGCCGGTCGGTCACGCGGGCGAACTGCACCCCAAGGTCGTCGAGGCGCTCGGCCTGCCGCCGCGCACCGTGGCGATGGAGCTCGACCTCGACGCGATCCCGCTGCCGGACTCCCGGCCGGCGCCGAGCGTGTCCGGCTACCCGCCGGTCCTGCTCGACGTCGCTTTGGTCGCGAACGCGGACGTCCCGTCCGCCGACCTCGCCGCGGTGCTGCGTTCCGGGGCGGGCGAGCTGCTCGAGGACATCACGCTGTTCGACGCGTACGCGGGCGAGCAGGTCGGCGAAGGCAAGAAGTCGCTGGCCTACAAGCTGCGCTTCCGCGCCCCGGACCGGACGCTGACCGTCGACGAGGCGACCAAGGCCCGCGACGCCGCGGTCGCCGCGGCGGGCGAAAGGTTCGAAGCCACCCTGCGCTAG